In Sphingopyxis sp. FD7, a single window of DNA contains:
- the lgt gene encoding prolipoprotein diacylglyceryl transferase has protein sequence MFLFATLAEATQYVNFEELMGPNSEIAFSVFGLPIRWYALAYLAGIFVGYWYLLKLIAQPGAPMARRHADDMIFYAMLGIIVGGRLGYVLFYNLGAYIGDPLAIFKLWDGGMSLHGGVVGVLVAIWYVTRKDRLSFLRFCDYIACVVPFGLFFGRLANFVNGELWGRATTVPWAIIFPDSGTMDPRHPSQLYEAGLEGLLMMAVLAFFFWRTDARYKPGFLFGMAAIIYGLSRFAVEFVREPDVQLGTLSWGLTMGQTLTLPMLLAGVWLVATAKARRQRVEPIAGPDAVA, from the coding sequence ATGTTTCTTTTTGCAACCTTAGCCGAAGCAACGCAATATGTGAACTTCGAGGAGCTGATGGGCCCCAACAGCGAGATCGCGTTCAGCGTCTTCGGCCTGCCGATCCGCTGGTATGCGCTCGCCTATCTGGCCGGGATTTTCGTCGGTTACTGGTATCTGCTGAAGCTGATCGCGCAGCCCGGCGCGCCGATGGCGCGACGCCATGCCGACGACATGATCTTCTATGCCATGCTCGGAATCATCGTCGGCGGACGGCTCGGCTATGTGCTCTTCTATAACCTTGGCGCCTATATCGGCGATCCGCTGGCGATCTTCAAACTGTGGGACGGCGGCATGTCGCTGCACGGCGGCGTGGTCGGCGTGCTGGTGGCGATCTGGTATGTGACGCGCAAGGACAGGCTCAGCTTCCTGCGCTTTTGCGATTATATCGCGTGCGTTGTCCCCTTCGGGCTCTTCTTTGGCCGCCTCGCCAATTTCGTGAACGGCGAGCTGTGGGGCCGCGCCACCACCGTGCCGTGGGCGATCATCTTTCCGGACAGCGGCACGATGGACCCCCGCCACCCCAGCCAGCTTTACGAGGCCGGGCTCGAGGGCCTGTTGATGATGGCGGTCCTCGCCTTCTTCTTCTGGCGCACCGACGCGCGCTACAAGCCGGGTTTCCTGTTCGGCATGGCGGCGATCATCTATGGCCTCAGCCGCTTTGCGGTCGAGTTCGTGCGCGAACCCGACGTCCAGCTCGGCACCTTGTCGTGGGGGCTGACGATGGGGCAGACGCTGACCCTCCCGATGCTGCTCGCGGGCGTCTGGCTCGTCGCGACCGCGAAAGCGCGCCGTCAGCGCGTCGAGCCGATCGCCGGACCCGATGCCGTTGCGTGA
- a CDS encoding class I SAM-dependent methyltransferase: MPLRDGPPAPDELISQIAAARPVTVADYMAAANAHYYATRDPLGAAGDFTTAPEISQMFGEMVGVWIADLWTRAGRPAFRYVELGPGRGTLAVDALRTMARFGCEPLGIHLVETSPALRAAQLARLPAAQHHDEVDALPDDAPLLIVANEFFDALPIHQYVHTADGWRERMVERREGSRVPVAGDIPADEAIPAALRGEAEGAIVETMPVAAAIMQRCAFHLSRQGGAMLAVDYGYCGPAAGDTLQAVKAHRFADPFADPGDVDLTAHVDFTALADAARAGGVAVSGPVPQGAWLRRMGIDARLASLAAAAPARADELQGQRDRLVEADAMGDLFKAIAFAAPNWPAPAGFTGVPA; the protein is encoded by the coding sequence ATGCCGTTGCGTGACGGACCTCCCGCCCCCGACGAACTGATAAGCCAGATCGCGGCGGCGCGCCCGGTGACAGTCGCCGATTATATGGCGGCGGCGAACGCGCATTATTATGCGACGCGCGATCCGCTCGGCGCCGCGGGCGATTTCACCACCGCGCCCGAAATCAGTCAGATGTTCGGCGAGATGGTCGGCGTCTGGATCGCCGACCTGTGGACGCGCGCGGGCCGCCCCGCCTTTCGCTATGTCGAGCTTGGCCCCGGTCGCGGCACTCTCGCCGTCGATGCGCTGCGGACGATGGCGCGCTTCGGCTGCGAACCCCTCGGCATCCATCTCGTCGAAACCAGCCCGGCGCTGCGCGCGGCGCAGCTGGCGCGCCTGCCCGCCGCCCAGCACCATGACGAGGTCGACGCGCTGCCGGACGACGCGCCGCTGCTGATCGTCGCCAACGAGTTTTTCGACGCGCTGCCGATCCACCAATATGTCCACACCGCGGACGGCTGGCGCGAGCGGATGGTCGAGCGCCGCGAGGGGAGTCGCGTTCCGGTCGCGGGCGACATCCCCGCCGACGAAGCGATCCCGGCGGCGCTGCGCGGCGAAGCCGAAGGCGCGATCGTCGAAACCATGCCCGTCGCCGCCGCGATCATGCAGCGCTGCGCCTTTCACCTGTCGCGGCAGGGCGGCGCGATGCTGGCGGTCGACTATGGCTATTGCGGCCCCGCCGCGGGCGACACATTGCAGGCGGTGAAGGCGCACCGCTTCGCCGACCCCTTCGCCGATCCGGGAGACGTCGACCTTACCGCGCATGTCGATTTCACCGCGCTGGCCGACGCCGCGCGGGCGGGCGGCGTCGCGGTGTCCGGCCCGGTGCCGCAGGGCGCGTGGCTGCGCCGCATGGGCATCGACGCACGGCTGGCGTCGCTTGCCGCCGCCGCACCCGCACGCGCCGACGAATTGCAGGGCCAGCGCGACCGGCTGGTGGAAGCGGACGCGATGGGCGATCTGTTCAAGGCGATCGCCTTCGCCGCACCGAACTGGCCCGCGCCTGCCGGTTTCACAGGAGTTCCCGCATGA
- a CDS encoding GNAT family N-acetyltransferase: protein MTAIQFAEPADAEAISAFAEASFKHTFGHLYDPADLAAFLADWNPPAQLRAQIANPDYAIALVRGEPGTILGFIKMGPVDFDLPPDQPTDDAVELHQLYVAEAAKGTGVAAALMDWGIAWARARASILYLSVFVDNDRAQAFYRRYGFVDVGRNAFRVGNHIDEDRFFRLDL, encoded by the coding sequence ATGACCGCCATCCAGTTCGCCGAACCCGCCGACGCCGAAGCGATCAGCGCCTTTGCCGAAGCGTCGTTCAAGCATACGTTCGGGCATCTTTACGACCCCGCCGACCTCGCGGCCTTCCTCGCCGACTGGAATCCGCCCGCACAGCTGCGCGCCCAGATCGCGAACCCCGACTATGCCATCGCGCTGGTGCGCGGCGAGCCCGGCACGATCCTCGGCTTCATCAAGATGGGGCCGGTCGATTTCGACCTGCCGCCGGACCAGCCGACCGACGACGCCGTCGAACTTCACCAGCTCTACGTCGCCGAAGCCGCGAAGGGCACCGGCGTCGCCGCGGCGTTGATGGACTGGGGTATCGCCTGGGCACGGGCGCGCGCGTCGATCCTCTATCTGTCGGTCTTTGTCGACAACGACCGCGCGCAGGCCTTTTACCGCCGCTATGGCTTCGTCGATGTCGGCCGCAACGCCTTTCGCGTCGGCAATCATATCGACGAAGACCGCTTTTTCCGGCTCGACCTGTGA
- the pgeF gene encoding peptidoglycan editing factor PgeF — protein MSAPFVTAPTLDGVAHGFFGRRGGVSAGDLASLNCGLGSGDDPARIAENRRRVAEAVLPGAPLIGLYQVHGDRCVIVDESTDLAARPEADAMATRTPRILLGILTADCVPVLFADREAAVVGAAHAGWKGALAGVTDATLDAMESLGARRANIAAAIGPCIGRASYEVDDGFVDRFVADDPANERFFAAGKPGHAMLDIAAYVAARLAAAGVTRIAIGGQDTYALPQDYFSYRRACHKGENSYGRQLSVIGLR, from the coding sequence GTGAGCGCGCCTTTCGTCACCGCGCCGACGCTGGACGGCGTCGCGCACGGCTTTTTCGGGCGCCGCGGCGGGGTGTCGGCGGGCGACCTCGCCTCGCTCAACTGCGGTCTGGGGTCGGGCGACGATCCGGCGCGGATCGCCGAGAACCGGCGGCGCGTTGCCGAAGCCGTGCTTCCCGGCGCGCCGCTCATCGGACTCTATCAGGTCCATGGCGACCGCTGCGTCATCGTCGATGAAAGCACCGACCTCGCCGCTCGCCCCGAGGCCGATGCGATGGCGACGCGCACGCCCCGCATCCTGCTTGGCATCTTGACCGCCGATTGCGTACCCGTGCTGTTCGCCGACCGTGAGGCCGCGGTCGTCGGCGCGGCGCACGCGGGGTGGAAGGGCGCGCTCGCGGGCGTCACCGACGCAACGCTCGATGCGATGGAGAGCCTTGGCGCCCGACGCGCCAACATCGCCGCCGCGATCGGCCCGTGCATCGGCCGCGCTTCCTATGAGGTCGACGATGGTTTTGTGGACCGCTTCGTCGCCGACGATCCCGCGAACGAACGCTTTTTCGCGGCGGGCAAGCCCGGCCACGCGATGCTCGACATCGCCGCCTATGTCGCTGCGCGGCTTGCCGCCGCCGGGGTGACGCGAATTGCCATCGGCGGGCAGGACACCTATGCCTTGCCCCAGGATTATTTCAGCTATCGTCGCGCGTGCCACAAAGGCGAAAACAGCTATGGCCGCCAATTGTCGGTGATCGGACTGAGGTAG
- a CDS encoding SLC13 family permease encodes MTRTRWLGLIGGFVVFCTMLLLPAPAGMELTAWRVAALTVLMAIWWMTEALPLTVTALLPFLTVPAFGVMDANAIAKEYYSPILFLILGGAFLALAIERVGLHRRLALALLKRAPQTASGLLFAFMAATALLSMFISNTSTTLIMIPIALAVVRAGGVREGETNGFAGAVMMGIAFAASLGGLGTLVGSPTNAIAAGLIEKALGLRIAFLDWAIYGVPVVILSVPVAMVAVARVQRLADHPFDGGAAASALGNQAIWTTAERRVVPIFLAVLAAWIAQPWLEPLLPRGALTDGTIAVAGSLLLFILPDGTGRPLLVWKEADRAPWGVIMMFGGGLALAAAITASGLAAWLGAVLAPLGDMPTVLLAAIIVALTILVTEFASNVATASGIMPVLAALIAATGADPILLALPVAMAASWGFMLPSGTGPNALAWATGHIALPRILKAGLALDIVGVPLLIGVIWAIAAIA; translated from the coding sequence ATGACGCGCACGCGCTGGTTGGGCCTGATCGGCGGCTTCGTCGTCTTTTGCACCATGCTCCTCCTCCCTGCCCCGGCCGGCATGGAACTCACCGCCTGGCGCGTGGCCGCCCTCACCGTCTTGATGGCGATCTGGTGGATGACCGAGGCGCTGCCGCTCACCGTCACCGCGCTGCTTCCCTTCCTCACCGTCCCCGCCTTCGGGGTGATGGACGCCAATGCCATCGCCAAGGAATATTATTCGCCGATCCTCTTCCTGATCCTCGGCGGCGCTTTCCTTGCGCTCGCGATCGAGCGCGTCGGGCTGCACCGGCGGCTCGCGCTCGCGCTGCTCAAGCGCGCGCCGCAGACCGCATCGGGGCTGCTCTTCGCCTTCATGGCGGCGACCGCGCTGCTCAGCATGTTCATATCAAACACCTCGACAACGCTCATCATGATCCCGATCGCGCTCGCCGTCGTGCGCGCGGGCGGGGTGCGGGAGGGCGAGACGAACGGCTTTGCGGGCGCGGTGATGATGGGCATCGCCTTCGCCGCCTCGCTCGGCGGGCTCGGCACGCTCGTCGGCAGTCCGACCAACGCGATCGCCGCGGGACTGATCGAAAAGGCGCTGGGCCTTCGCATCGCCTTCCTCGACTGGGCGATTTATGGCGTGCCGGTCGTGATCCTGTCGGTGCCCGTCGCGATGGTCGCGGTCGCGCGCGTCCAGCGGCTCGCCGACCATCCCTTCGACGGCGGCGCCGCCGCCTCGGCGCTCGGCAACCAGGCGATCTGGACGACCGCCGAGCGCCGCGTCGTGCCCATCTTCCTCGCCGTGCTCGCCGCGTGGATCGCCCAGCCCTGGCTCGAACCGCTGCTGCCCAGGGGTGCGCTGACCGACGGCACGATCGCGGTGGCGGGCAGCCTCCTGCTCTTCATCCTGCCCGACGGCACCGGCCGTCCGCTGCTCGTCTGGAAAGAGGCCGACCGCGCGCCGTGGGGCGTCATCATGATGTTCGGCGGCGGTCTCGCGCTCGCCGCCGCGATCACCGCGAGCGGGCTGGCCGCCTGGCTGGGCGCGGTCCTCGCGCCGCTCGGCGACATGCCGACCGTCCTGCTCGCGGCGATCATCGTCGCGCTCACCATCCTCGTCACCGAATTCGCCAGCAATGTCGCGACCGCGAGCGGGATCATGCCCGTGCTCGCGGCGCTGATCGCCGCGACCGGCGCCGACCCCATATTGCTCGCGCTGCCCGTCGCGATGGCGGCGAGCTGGGGCTTCATGCTGCCCTCGGGCACCGGCCCGAACGCGCTTGCCTGGGCGACCGGGCATATCGCGCTGCCGCGCATATTGAAGGCGGGGCTGGCGCTCGACATCGTCGGCGTGCCGTTGCTGATCGGCGTGATCTGGGCGATCGCGGCGATCGCCTGA
- a CDS encoding cystathionine gamma-synthase family protein, which produces MAMRGKPKTNNKKIGDRELSPATLMMGLGYDPVLSEGSLKPPIFLTSTFAFESAAAGKRFFEHITGKREGPADGLVYSRFNGPNQEILEDRLAVWDGADDSLVFSSGMSAIATLLLALVGQNDVIVHSGPLYAATETLIARILSRFGVSFVDFPAGATREEIDAILARAKTLADEKGGKVALVYLESPANPTNALVDVEAVRAARDAAFPGEAKPAIAIDNTFLGPLWQQPLKQGAELVIYSLTKYAGGHSDLVAGGVSGDQRLLDIIRPMRNTIGTICDPNTAWMLLRSLETLELRMSRAGENALKVCTYLRDHPKVEGLGYLGFIGDPRQKDIFDRHCTGAGSTFSLFIRGGEAESFRFLDALKIAKLAVSLGGTETLASHPAAMTHLSVPDERKKALGITDNLVRVSIGIEDADDLIADFAQALDAV; this is translated from the coding sequence ATGGCCATGCGCGGCAAACCCAAGACCAACAACAAGAAGATCGGCGACCGCGAACTCAGCCCGGCGACGCTGATGATGGGGCTCGGCTATGACCCCGTGCTGTCCGAAGGGTCGCTCAAACCCCCGATCTTCCTGACCTCGACCTTCGCCTTTGAAAGCGCGGCGGCGGGCAAGCGTTTCTTCGAGCATATCACCGGCAAGCGCGAAGGCCCCGCCGACGGCCTGGTCTATTCGCGTTTCAACGGCCCCAACCAGGAAATCCTAGAGGACCGGCTTGCCGTGTGGGACGGCGCCGACGACAGCCTCGTCTTTTCGAGCGGCATGTCGGCGATCGCCACGCTGCTCCTCGCGCTCGTCGGCCAGAATGACGTGATCGTCCATTCGGGGCCGCTCTATGCGGCGACCGAAACGCTGATCGCGCGCATATTGTCGCGCTTCGGCGTCAGCTTCGTCGATTTTCCCGCCGGGGCGACGCGCGAGGAGATTGACGCGATCCTTGCCCGCGCGAAAACGCTGGCCGACGAAAAGGGCGGCAAGGTGGCGCTCGTCTATCTCGAAAGCCCGGCGAACCCGACCAACGCGCTCGTCGATGTCGAGGCGGTGCGCGCCGCGCGCGACGCCGCCTTCCCCGGCGAGGCGAAACCCGCGATCGCGATCGACAACACCTTCCTCGGCCCGCTTTGGCAGCAGCCGCTGAAACAGGGCGCCGAACTCGTCATCTACAGCCTCACCAAATATGCCGGCGGCCATTCGGACCTGGTCGCGGGCGGCGTGTCGGGCGACCAGCGCCTGCTCGACATCATCCGCCCGATGCGCAACACGATCGGCACGATCTGCGACCCCAATACCGCATGGATGCTGCTGCGCAGCCTCGAAACGCTCGAACTCAGGATGAGCCGCGCGGGCGAAAATGCGCTCAAGGTCTGCACCTATCTGCGCGACCACCCCAAGGTCGAAGGGCTTGGCTATCTCGGCTTTATCGGCGATCCGCGCCAGAAGGATATTTTCGACCGCCACTGCACCGGCGCGGGATCGACCTTCTCGCTCTTCATCAGGGGCGGCGAAGCCGAGAGCTTCCGTTTTCTCGACGCGCTCAAGATCGCCAAGCTTGCGGTCAGCCTCGGCGGCACCGAAACGCTCGCCAGCCATCCCGCCGCGATGACGCACCTGTCGGTTCCCGACGAACGCAAGAAAGCGCTCGGCATCACCGACAATCTGGTGCGCGTGTCGATCGGCATCGAGGACGCCGACGACTTGATCGCCGACTTCGCGCAGGCGCTGGACGCGGTGTAA
- a CDS encoding HAD family hydrolase, protein MEKPPATPTVRHRHRVAIYDMDRTITHSGTYSGFLIHVARRRQPWRLLLLPFVGLAGAAYALRLVDRSRLKAINLRLLVGKRFPRAEIAPLAESYADKVVARGVHPAALEQIAADRAAGYRLLLATASFHLYVDAIARRLGIDDVLATRLDEPDGADHIHARLAGDNCYGDAKFARISGWLADNAITREDAHIRAYSDHVSDHPMLRFADEAVATTPSRGLRRLAPRMGWQVVDWRARK, encoded by the coding sequence ATGGAGAAGCCGCCCGCCACGCCGACCGTCCGCCACAGGCACCGCGTCGCCATCTATGACATGGACCGGACGATCACCCATTCGGGGACGTACAGCGGGTTCCTGATCCACGTTGCGCGGCGGCGCCAGCCATGGCGGCTGCTGCTTCTGCCGTTCGTCGGCCTCGCGGGGGCGGCCTATGCGCTGCGCCTCGTCGACCGTTCGCGGCTGAAGGCGATCAATCTGCGACTGCTCGTCGGCAAGCGGTTTCCCCGCGCCGAAATCGCCCCGCTCGCCGAAAGCTATGCCGACAAGGTCGTCGCGCGCGGTGTGCATCCCGCCGCGCTCGAACAGATCGCCGCCGACCGGGCGGCGGGATACCGGCTGCTGCTCGCGACCGCGTCGTTCCACCTTTATGTCGATGCGATCGCGCGGCGGCTGGGAATCGACGACGTGCTCGCGACGCGGCTCGACGAACCCGACGGCGCCGATCATATCCATGCGCGGCTGGCGGGCGACAATTGTTATGGCGACGCCAAGTTCGCGCGCATTTCGGGCTGGCTCGCGGACAATGCGATCACGCGCGAGGATGCGCATATCCGCGCCTATTCGGACCATGTGTCGGACCATCCGATGCTGCGCTTCGCCGACGAAGCCGTCGCGACGACACCGTCGCGCGGGCTGCGACGGCTTGCGCCGCGCATGGGGTGGCAGGTGGTCGACTGGCGGGCGCGGAAGTAG
- a CDS encoding ABC transporter permease, translating into MVARADFEHGEGVDGAEVRFTGRLTLARLGDLPARLDALGPIATLDLSAIDRIDTVGAWIVTRTAADHGAKITGASAEAQRLLDALASDKSEYRVHRDRRPAWVRMLEQVGTASVAVWNELLGIVGFFGAMIVAIFNQIRARRRLRWNAIVTRFQTVGVDALPIIGLMSFLIGIVIAQQGAVQLEQFGLEVFTINLVGRASIRELGLLMTAIMVAGRSGSAFAAQIGTMKLTEEVDAMRTIGVSPMEAIVLPRVAASTITMPLLGFYASLCAIAGGGLFCWVGLDIPPLTYIQRLREIIPMTDFWIMLIKAPVFGILIGVTGCYEGMQVRQNAEEVGQRTTSAVVAAIFLVIVLDAFFAVFFSSLGWN; encoded by the coding sequence ATGGTGGCGAGGGCGGATTTCGAACATGGCGAGGGCGTCGACGGCGCCGAGGTCCGCTTCACCGGGCGCCTGACGCTCGCGCGGCTTGGTGACCTGCCCGCGCGGCTCGACGCGCTCGGACCGATCGCGACGCTCGACCTGTCGGCGATCGACCGCATCGACACCGTCGGCGCCTGGATCGTCACGCGCACCGCCGCCGACCATGGCGCGAAGATCACCGGCGCGAGCGCCGAGGCGCAGCGACTGCTCGACGCGCTGGCGAGCGACAAGAGCGAATATCGCGTCCACCGCGACCGCCGCCCGGCGTGGGTGCGGATGCTCGAACAGGTCGGCACGGCGAGCGTCGCGGTGTGGAACGAACTGCTTGGCATTGTCGGCTTTTTCGGCGCGATGATCGTCGCCATCTTCAACCAGATCCGCGCACGCCGCCGCCTGCGCTGGAACGCCATCGTCACGCGCTTCCAGACCGTCGGCGTCGATGCGTTGCCGATCATCGGGCTGATGAGCTTTCTGATCGGCATCGTCATCGCGCAACAGGGCGCGGTGCAGCTCGAACAATTCGGGCTGGAGGTGTTCACGATCAACCTCGTCGGCCGGGCGTCGATCCGCGAGCTTGGCCTGCTGATGACCGCGATCATGGTCGCGGGCCGGTCGGGATCGGCGTTCGCGGCGCAGATCGGCACGATGAAGCTGACCGAAGAGGTCGACGCGATGCGCACCATCGGCGTGTCGCCGATGGAGGCGATCGTGCTGCCGCGCGTCGCCGCATCGACGATCACCATGCCGCTGCTCGGCTTCTATGCCAGCCTCTGCGCGATCGCGGGGGGCGGCCTCTTCTGCTGGGTCGGGCTCGACATCCCGCCGCTCACCTATATCCAGCGGCTGCGCGAAATCATCCCGATGACCGATTTCTGGATCATGCTGATCAAGGCGCCGGTATTCGGCATATTGATCGGCGTCACCGGCTGTTACGAAGGGATGCAGGTGCGCCAGAACGCCGAGGAAGTTGGCCAGCGCACGACCTCGGCGGTGGTCGCGGCCATCTTCCTTGTCATCGTGCTCGACGCCTTTTTCGCCGTCTTCTTCTCCTCGCTCGGGTGGAACTGA
- a CDS encoding ABC transporter ATP-binding protein — protein sequence MTGGEETEIREELAAADAVRPEAFERAICIRGLRNQFGDAVIHDGLDLDVRSGEILGVVGGSGTGKSVLMRSIIGLQTPSAGEIEVYGKTLVTIADEEESRDLRRRWGVMFQGGALFSTLSVAENIQVPLREFYPRLDARLLDEIAAYKVQMVGLPPDAGPKYPAELSGGMVKRAGLARALALDPALLFLDEPTAGLDPIGAAKFDELIRELADTMGLTVFLITHDLDTLYATCDRVAVLAEKKVIAVGTIPELLATEHPWIQDYFNGPRGRAAASGNQSAKSPVLGGDRND from the coding sequence ATGACCGGGGGGGAGGAAACCGAAATTCGCGAAGAACTGGCCGCGGCCGACGCCGTGCGTCCCGAAGCTTTCGAGCGCGCCATCTGCATCCGTGGCCTCAGGAACCAGTTCGGCGACGCGGTGATCCACGACGGGCTCGACCTCGATGTGCGATCGGGCGAGATATTGGGCGTGGTCGGCGGGTCGGGCACCGGCAAGTCGGTGCTGATGCGCTCGATCATCGGGCTGCAAACCCCGAGCGCTGGCGAGATCGAGGTCTATGGCAAGACGCTGGTGACGATCGCCGACGAGGAAGAATCGCGCGACCTGCGCCGCCGCTGGGGCGTGATGTTCCAGGGCGGCGCGCTCTTCTCGACGCTCAGCGTCGCCGAGAATATCCAGGTTCCCCTACGCGAATTTTATCCGCGGCTCGACGCAAGGCTGCTCGACGAAATCGCCGCCTACAAGGTGCAGATGGTCGGCCTGCCCCCCGACGCGGGGCCAAAATATCCCGCCGAACTGTCGGGCGGCATGGTCAAGCGCGCCGGCCTCGCGCGCGCGCTGGCGCTCGACCCTGCGCTATTGTTCCTCGACGAACCCACCGCCGGGCTGGACCCCATCGGCGCCGCCAAGTTCGACGAGCTGATCCGCGAACTGGCCGACACGATGGGGCTCACCGTCTTCCTCATCACCCACGATCTCGACACCCTCTATGCGACCTGCGACCGCGTCGCGGTGCTGGCCGAGAAAAAGGTGATCGCGGTCGGCACCATCCCCGAACTGCTTGCCACCGAGCATCCGTGGATACAGGATTATTTCAATGGACCCCGCGGCCGCGCCGCAGCGAGCGGGAACCAAAGCGCAAAGTCGCCCGTGCTGGGCGGCGATAGGAACGATTGA
- a CDS encoding MlaD family protein: protein METRSNNVLVGAFVLLFTAALAFFVVWLANDSGGAKREYDIFFKQSVDGLNKGAQVQFSGVPSGQVREIALWPDDPQFVRVRIEVNEGVPVLQGTTAALEGVGFTGVSQISLDGAVKGAPPITDKGPAGKPVIPTRVGGLGEILNTAPQLLQRLSTLTERLAELADDRNQQSFANILDNVEATTATLARNGPALERALADTRIAIQQAGQAAEQIGSLAAATQGTIDRNVDPAMRNLRDTLASANKSMQTLEAAIADARPGLKTFSETTIPEANALIRDLRRTSASLSSLTDKLDQQGAGAVIGGSKLPDYKP from the coding sequence ATGGAAACTCGCTCGAACAACGTCCTCGTCGGCGCCTTTGTGCTGCTTTTCACCGCGGCGCTCGCCTTTTTCGTCGTCTGGCTGGCGAACGACAGCGGCGGGGCCAAGCGCGAATATGACATATTTTTCAAACAATCGGTCGACGGGCTGAACAAGGGCGCACAGGTGCAATTTTCGGGCGTGCCGTCGGGGCAGGTGCGCGAGATCGCCCTGTGGCCCGACGATCCGCAATTCGTCCGCGTGCGAATCGAAGTGAATGAAGGCGTGCCGGTCCTGCAAGGCACGACTGCCGCGCTCGAGGGCGTTGGCTTCACCGGCGTTTCGCAAATCTCGCTCGACGGCGCGGTCAAGGGCGCGCCGCCGATCACCGACAAGGGGCCGGCGGGCAAGCCGGTGATTCCGACCCGCGTTGGCGGGCTCGGCGAGATCCTCAACACCGCGCCGCAACTGCTCCAGCGGCTCTCGACGCTCACCGAACGGCTCGCCGAGCTGGCCGACGATCGCAACCAGCAAAGCTTCGCCAACATCCTCGACAATGTCGAAGCGACCACCGCGACGCTGGCACGCAACGGCCCCGCGCTCGAACGCGCGCTTGCCGACACGCGCATCGCAATCCAGCAGGCGGGGCAGGCCGCCGAACAGATCGGCAGCCTCGCGGCCGCGACGCAGGGGACGATCGACCGCAACGTCGACCCCGCGATGCGCAATTTGCGCGACACGCTCGCTTCCGCGAACAAGTCGATGCAGACGCTCGAAGCCGCGATCGCCGATGCGCGCCCCGGCCTCAAGACCTTCAGCGAGACGACGATTCCCGAAGCCAATGCGCTGATCCGTGACCTTCGCCGCACCTCGGCCTCGCTTTCCAGCCTGACCGACAAGCTCGACCAGCAGGGCGCGGGCGCAGTCATCGGCGGCAGCAAGCTTCCCGATTACAAGCCATGA
- a CDS encoding ABC-type transport auxiliary lipoprotein family protein has translation MIRRIRTPLLALVGAATLSACFSFGGKPPPFLLTLDPDAAPAAGTARTAADASTLTILIPTAPQKLRTTRIPVQQDDASIAYVEDAQWVEAPQRLFQRLLSETVAARTSRVVLDEGQYLTAPGEQLAGQLMEFGVDARSNEALVVYQAMLVAAGGKTVTQRRFEAREPIGGKVEAKLTGEALTRAANRVAVDVAAWLGEER, from the coding sequence ATGATTCGCCGTATCCGCACGCCACTGCTCGCCCTTGTCGGCGCGGCAACTCTGTCGGCCTGTTTCAGCTTCGGCGGCAAGCCGCCGCCCTTCCTGCTGACGCTCGATCCCGACGCCGCCCCCGCTGCGGGCACGGCGCGCACCGCTGCCGACGCATCGACGCTGACCATCCTTATTCCCACCGCGCCGCAAAAACTGCGCACGACGCGCATTCCGGTGCAGCAGGACGATGCCAGCATTGCTTATGTCGAGGATGCGCAATGGGTGGAGGCGCCACAGCGCCTGTTCCAGCGGCTTTTGTCCGAAACCGTCGCCGCGCGCACATCGCGCGTCGTGCTGGATGAGGGTCAATATCTGACCGCGCCGGGCGAACAGCTCGCGGGGCAACTCATGGAGTTCGGCGTCGACGCGCGATCGAACGAGGCGCTTGTCGTCTATCAGGCGATGCTCGTCGCGGCGGGCGGCAAGACCGTCACCCAGCGCCGGTTCGAGGCACGCGAGCCGATCGGCGGCAAGGTGGAGGCCAAGCTTACCGGCGAAGCGCTGACCCGCGCCGCGAACCGCGTCGCCGTCGATGTCGCGGCGTGGCTGGGCGAAGAGCGATAG